A part of Mesoplodon densirostris isolate mMesDen1 chromosome 10, mMesDen1 primary haplotype, whole genome shotgun sequence genomic DNA contains:
- the PCBP4 gene encoding poly(rC)-binding protein 4 isoform X2 gives MSGSDAGLEEEPELSITLTLRMLMHGKEVGSIIGKKGETVKRIREQSSARITISEGSCPERITTITGSTAAVFHAVSMIAFKLDEDLCAAPANGGNVSRPPVTLRLVIPASQCGSLIGKAGTKIKEIRETTGAQVQVAGDLLPNSTERAVTVSGVPDAIILCVRQICAVILESPPKGATIPYHPSLSLGTVLLSTNQGFSVQGQYGAVTSAEVTKLQQLSGHAVPFASPSMVPGLDPGTQTSSQEFLVPNDLIGCVIGRQGSKISEIRQMSGAHIKIGNQAEGAGERHVTITGSPVSIALAQYLITA, from the exons ATGAGCGGCTCAGATgcggggctggaggaggagccaGAGCTCAGCATCACCCTCACGCTGCGGATGCTGATGCATGGGAAA GAAGTGGGCAGCATAATTGGGAAG AAAGGAGAGACTGTAAAGCGAATCCGGGAACAG AGCAGCGCCCGGATCACCATCTCTGAGGGCTCCTGCCCTGAGcgcatcaccaccatcaccggATCTACAGCAGCCGTCTTCCATGCAGTCTCCATGATTGCCTTCAAGCTGGACGAG GACCTCTGCGCTGCTCCTGCAAATGGGGGGAATGTCTCCAGACCTCCAGTGACCCTGCGCCTTGTCATCCCTGCAAGCCAGTGTGGCTCGCTGATTGGGAAGGCTGGCACCAAGATCAAGGAGATCCGAGAG ACTACAGGTGCCCAGGTGCAGGTGGCAGGGGACCTGCTCCCCAACTCCACAGAGCGTGCTGTCACCGTCTCGGGGGTGCCTGATGCCATCATCTTGTGTGTGCGCCAGATCTGTGCTGTCATCCTGGAG TCCCCACCAAAAGGAGCCACTATCCCATATCATCCGAGCCTCTCCTTAGGTACTGTCCTTCTCTCCACCAACCAG GGCTTCTCCGTCCAGGGTCAGTATGGGGCTGTGACCTCAGCTGAG GTCACCAAGCTCCAGCAGCTCTCGGGCCACGCAGTCCCTTTCGCCTCACCCAGCATGGTGCCAG GACTGGATCCTGGCACACAGACCAGCTCACAGGAGTTCTTGGTTCCCAACGAC CTGATTGGCTGCGTGATTGGGCGCCAGGGCAGCAAGATCAGTGAGATCCGGCAGATGTCAGGGGCACATATCAAGATCGGGAACCAAGCAGAGGGCGCTGGTGAGCGGCACGTGACCATCACTGGTTCACCAGTGTCCATCGCCCTGGCCCAGTACCTCATCACTGCCTG
- the ABHD14B gene encoding putative protein-lysine deacylase ABHD14B: protein MHVEQVAEGLGAGHCPVLGARGAEGRGETETAVRRMGLRAPVGPGTACGHKRAPRSTARAAPSGGPHPCFPAPGHSRRLHSPASYLREPTQFPRCFTSTAGGMAGVEQHEGTIQVQGQSLFFREAHPGSRQATRFSVLLLHGIRFSSETWQNLGTLHRLAQAGYWAVAIDLPGLGRSKEATAPAPVGKLVPSSFLAAVVDALDMSPPVVISPSLSGMYSLPFLVAPGSQIRGYVPVAPICTDKINAADYARVKTSVLIVYGDQDPMGQTSFEHLKQLPNHRVLVMEGAGHPCYLDKPEEWHTALLDFLQELA from the exons ATGCATGTGGAGCAGGTCGCTGAAGGTCTCGGGGCCGGACACTGTCCGGTGCTTGGGGCACGTGGGGCCGAGGGgcgtggggaaactgagacagcTGTGAGAAGGATGGGTCTAAGAGCACCCGTCGGCCCTGGGACGGCTTGTGGCCACAAGCGGGCGCCCCGGAGCACGGCCAGGGCCGCGCCCTCCGGCGGGCCACATCCCTGCTTCCCCGCCCCGGGCCACAGTCGCCGCCTGCACTCGCCCGCCTCCTATCTGCGAGAGCCCACGCAGTTCCCCAG GTGCTTCACCAGCACAGCAGGAGGTATGGCGGGCGTGGAGCAGCACGAGGGCACCATCCAGGTGCAGGGCCAGAGCCTCTTTTTCCGAGAGGCTCATCCGGGCAGTAGGCAGGCCACCCGCTTCTCCGTGCTGCTGTTGCATGGCATACGCTTCTCCTCTGAGACCTGGCAGAACCTGGGCACGCTGCACAGGCTGGCCCAGGCTGGCTACTGGGCTGTGGCCATTGACCTGCCAG GTCTGGGGCGATCCAAGGAAGCAACAGCCCCTGCCCCTGTTGGGAAGCTGGTCCCCAGCAGCTTTCTGGCAGCTGTGGTGGATGCCTTGGATATGAGCCCCCCAGTCGTGATCAGCCCATCGTTGAGTGGCATGTACTCCCTGCCGTTCCTCGTGGCCCCAGGCTCCCAGATCCGGGGCTATGTGCCAGTGGCCCCCATCTGCACTGACAAAATCAATGCTGCCGACTATGCCAGAGTGAAG aCCTCGGTTCTTATCGTATATGGAGACCAGGACCCCATGGGTCAGACCAGCTTTGAGCACCTGAAGCAGCTGCCCAACCACCGGGTGTTGGTCATGGAGGGGGCGGGGCACCCCTGTTACCTTGACAAACCAGAGGAGTGGCATACAGCGCTGCTGGATTTCCTGCAGGAGCTAGCATGA
- the ABHD14A gene encoding protein ABHD14A isoform X2 codes for MLCLTVVQTSMTRSQVALLGLGLLFMLLLYVGLPGPPEQTSWLWGDPNVTILAGLTPGSSPIFYREVLPLHRARRVDVVLLHGKAFNSRTWEQLGTLQLLAQRGYRAVALDLPGFGNSAPSKEASTEAGRAQLLERVLQDLEVQNVVLVSPSLSGCYALPFLMQGHHQLHGFVPIAPASTQNYTQEQFQAVKTPTLILYGELDHILAWESLRQLRHLPNHSVVKLRDAGHACYLHKPQDFHLVLLAFLDHLP; via the exons ATGCTCTGCCTG acTGTGGTACAGACCTCCATGACCCGGTCCCAGGTCGccctgctgggcctgggcctgctgTTCATGCTGCTACTGTACGTGGGGCTGCCAGGACCCCCTGAGCAGACCTCCTGGCTCTGGGGAGACCCCAATGTCACGATCCTGGCTGGTCTCACCCCTGGCAGCTCCCCCATTTTTTACCGCGAGGTGCTCCCACTTCACCGGGCCCGCAG GGTGGATGTGGTGCTGCTCCATGGAAAGGCCTTTAACTCCCGGACATGGGAGCAGCTGGGCACACTGCAGCTGCTGGCGCAGAGGGGCTACCGGGCCGTGGCCCTTGACCTCCCAG GTTTTGGGAACTCGGCACCTTCGAAGGAGGCAAGCACAGAGGCAGGGCGGGCACAGCTGTTGGAGCGAGTGCTGCAGGACCTAGAGGTGCAGAATGTCGTGTTGGTGAGCCCTTCGCTGAGTGGCTGCTATGCCCTGCCCTTCCTGATGCAAGGCCACCACCAGCTGCATGGATTCGTGCCCATTGCACCTGCGTCCACCCAGAACTACACCCAAGAACAATTCCAGGCCGTGAAG ACCCCGACTCTCATCCTGTATGGGGAGCTGGACCACATCCTGGCTTGGGAGTCACTGCGGCAGCTCCGCCACCTGCCTAACCACTCTGTGGTGAAGCTGCGCGATGCAGGCCATGCCTGCTACCTCCACAAACCACAAGACTTCCACCTCGTCCTCCTTGCCTTCCTTGACCATCTGCCTTGA
- the ABHD14A gene encoding protein ABHD14A isoform X1, producing the protein MGSRGPCGGSALPSSPSPLLLQTVVQTSMTRSQVALLGLGLLFMLLLYVGLPGPPEQTSWLWGDPNVTILAGLTPGSSPIFYREVLPLHRARRVDVVLLHGKAFNSRTWEQLGTLQLLAQRGYRAVALDLPGFGNSAPSKEASTEAGRAQLLERVLQDLEVQNVVLVSPSLSGCYALPFLMQGHHQLHGFVPIAPASTQNYTQEQFQAVKTPTLILYGELDHILAWESLRQLRHLPNHSVVKLRDAGHACYLHKPQDFHLVLLAFLDHLP; encoded by the exons ATGGGGTCCAGGGGACCTTGCGGGGGCTCAGCCCTaccctcttctccctctcctctcctcctccagacTGTGGTACAGACCTCCATGACCCGGTCCCAGGTCGccctgctgggcctgggcctgctgTTCATGCTGCTACTGTACGTGGGGCTGCCAGGACCCCCTGAGCAGACCTCCTGGCTCTGGGGAGACCCCAATGTCACGATCCTGGCTGGTCTCACCCCTGGCAGCTCCCCCATTTTTTACCGCGAGGTGCTCCCACTTCACCGGGCCCGCAG GGTGGATGTGGTGCTGCTCCATGGAAAGGCCTTTAACTCCCGGACATGGGAGCAGCTGGGCACACTGCAGCTGCTGGCGCAGAGGGGCTACCGGGCCGTGGCCCTTGACCTCCCAG GTTTTGGGAACTCGGCACCTTCGAAGGAGGCAAGCACAGAGGCAGGGCGGGCACAGCTGTTGGAGCGAGTGCTGCAGGACCTAGAGGTGCAGAATGTCGTGTTGGTGAGCCCTTCGCTGAGTGGCTGCTATGCCCTGCCCTTCCTGATGCAAGGCCACCACCAGCTGCATGGATTCGTGCCCATTGCACCTGCGTCCACCCAGAACTACACCCAAGAACAATTCCAGGCCGTGAAG ACCCCGACTCTCATCCTGTATGGGGAGCTGGACCACATCCTGGCTTGGGAGTCACTGCGGCAGCTCCGCCACCTGCCTAACCACTCTGTGGTGAAGCTGCGCGATGCAGGCCATGCCTGCTACCTCCACAAACCACAAGACTTCCACCTCGTCCTCCTTGCCTTCCTTGACCATCTGCCTTGA
- the ABHD14A gene encoding protein ABHD14A isoform X3 gives MTRSQVALLGLGLLFMLLLYVGLPGPPEQTSWLWGDPNVTILAGLTPGSSPIFYREVLPLHRARRVDVVLLHGKAFNSRTWEQLGTLQLLAQRGYRAVALDLPGFGNSAPSKEASTEAGRAQLLERVLQDLEVQNVVLVSPSLSGCYALPFLMQGHHQLHGFVPIAPASTQNYTQEQFQAVKTPTLILYGELDHILAWESLRQLRHLPNHSVVKLRDAGHACYLHKPQDFHLVLLAFLDHLP, from the exons ATGACCCGGTCCCAGGTCGccctgctgggcctgggcctgctgTTCATGCTGCTACTGTACGTGGGGCTGCCAGGACCCCCTGAGCAGACCTCCTGGCTCTGGGGAGACCCCAATGTCACGATCCTGGCTGGTCTCACCCCTGGCAGCTCCCCCATTTTTTACCGCGAGGTGCTCCCACTTCACCGGGCCCGCAG GGTGGATGTGGTGCTGCTCCATGGAAAGGCCTTTAACTCCCGGACATGGGAGCAGCTGGGCACACTGCAGCTGCTGGCGCAGAGGGGCTACCGGGCCGTGGCCCTTGACCTCCCAG GTTTTGGGAACTCGGCACCTTCGAAGGAGGCAAGCACAGAGGCAGGGCGGGCACAGCTGTTGGAGCGAGTGCTGCAGGACCTAGAGGTGCAGAATGTCGTGTTGGTGAGCCCTTCGCTGAGTGGCTGCTATGCCCTGCCCTTCCTGATGCAAGGCCACCACCAGCTGCATGGATTCGTGCCCATTGCACCTGCGTCCACCCAGAACTACACCCAAGAACAATTCCAGGCCGTGAAG ACCCCGACTCTCATCCTGTATGGGGAGCTGGACCACATCCTGGCTTGGGAGTCACTGCGGCAGCTCCGCCACCTGCCTAACCACTCTGTGGTGAAGCTGCGCGATGCAGGCCATGCCTGCTACCTCCACAAACCACAAGACTTCCACCTCGTCCTCCTTGCCTTCCTTGACCATCTGCCTTGA